Genomic DNA from Larus michahellis chromosome 3, bLarMic1.1, whole genome shotgun sequence:
AGTGCCTGCATGACTTCAGTTACAGCTGAAATGGCTCCTAATTGGGGAGTTACCTTCCAGCATCGGTGCTGAACAAACAATGTGAATAACATTAGTTTGCAAGCgacgtggattttttttttttttttgcgattGCAGGAGATGATCTGGCCCGCGTTCTCTCCCAAGTGCTGAGGGGAAATGGCAGGAGAGAACTAACCTGTTATAGCCTTTAGAATGTAATCCATGCCCACCTAGCGAACCGCCACTTTCACGTGGGCACTCTGTCTAAACCCCTTAATATCTCTTGGCAACACAGCCCTCCTGACTCTTTAGAAAGCAGATTTATAGGACAGGTTTGCACAGAAAGCTgcctttcttgaaaaaaaaaaaaaagagaaagaaaaggaggaagagttGGTTTCTAACCCTCAGGAATGACAATGAGGCAAAAGTAAAAGTgactgaggaggaagagaagagaagagaagaatgcGCGGTTTTGTAATCTCGGTGCGGGAgatatgtattttgaaaagaaggagaaaaaaaaaaaatcaatctggaAGAAATTCAGGATCCATTTTGTCCTCTTTGATCTCTATTTGTTTTTCCAGCGAGGTATTTTGAACTCCACTCGGCGGCACGAACCCGAGCCGGGACCCAAGGCAAATACCGCCTGAAACACCCTTTTGCAATGTCAGGAGACCCGAGGACGGGGAGGCGAGGCTGATGCAAGAAGCCACCGCGctgcctcccttcccttccctgccccgcgCCGCGCAGCGCCGCGCAGCGCCCCGGGCCCGGCGCCACGGCCACGggccccgccgggaccccccgtcccccaccgggacccccccgtcccccgccgccgcgggagcTCCACGCCGCCAGGGGCGCGCAATGCGCGCACACGTGCACGGGCAGCCCGCACGGCGCTGCCGGCTGCTCCGGGGGACTGCGAAGCGCCGGGcaccgcttccccccccccccccctccgctgccACCTCCTCCGCCTTCCCCACGCTGCAGctttacacgcacacacacgtgtcCGCGCTGCGGGCACCCACCCGGACATGGTACCAGCAGCGCGGCACCGCACCGCGCAGGTGGGAGatgaggggggggaaagaaaaggggggtgtgtgaaaaagtattttccgccgcgcccccccccccccccccccacgtacGCGGGGCACAAAagcccccgtcccgccgccacggccgccccgtccccgccgcttACCTCCGCGCTCTGCAGATAGAGCAGCGCCGCCAGCCCCCAGTGGATCCAAGTGAGCAGAAAGTTCATGGTTGCCGGCGCACACCGCGGAGCGGGGCCCGCCGCGCtccgcctcgccgccgccgccccgccgccgccgccccgccgcgctctcGCCCGCGCCTCCTCcgtgcccgccgccgcctcctggGGTGCCGCCGGCCGGGCGCTGCGAGGAGCTCCGGGGGAAGTGGGGTTCCTCTTCGGGGTCTCCGGTTTCACCCCTCCATAAGCCCGGCTCTCCGCCGGCCCCCGCTGCTGCTTTCGGTGGGCGCTCCGCCGGGCCGAGCGCTGGctccgcggccgccccgccgccgccgcccggcccccgccgccgggcagtCCGAGCTCCACAGCGGCGCCCGTCCGCGGCCGCTCTCCCCGCGCCGGGGCAGGCAGGCACCCCGCGCCGCGCTCGCTCGCTCGGTTTCCCGCACTcacgccaaagtttgggcggaaaGTTTCAATGCATCTCTTTTCCTGCGCCCCCTCTTCGCGGCGGCTGCCTCCGGCGGCTCCCCGAGCCGGGGTCGCCTCCccgggttggggaggggggggaaggggctgatCCCGCCGCCGCTTGGCCCGACCCCTCTCCGCAAATCGGGGTGGTGGTGGCGGAGGGGACGAACAGAGCgttttcctcctgccctctctgtctctgtctctctctctccctctctctgtccgccgctttgggaaaaaaaaaatcagaatagtaatatatgtaaaaaaaaaaaaatccaaactggcTAGAGAGGGAGGGAACCGGTGCGGGGGGAGGCTCtgcaggaaagggaggaaaaaaaataaaataaaaaatcccagcGGATCAAAGTa
This window encodes:
- the VEGFA gene encoding vascular endothelial growth factor A, long form isoform X6, with translation MGWEGRREGNRRGGWDFAGASLPAAAPSSCRAPASGRWGGRCAGSGRCAEPPLECAERGYRCRAGGEERTPRRRGTARRGEQPSAGTGTCCWLRRLAFILSFNLFFPHLYFDPLGFFILFFFLPFLQSLPPHRFPPSLASLDFFFFTYITILIFFFPKRRTERGRERDRDREGRRKTLCSSPPPPPPRFAERGRAKRRRDQPLPPPPQPGEATPARGAAGGSRREEGAQEKRCIETFRPNFGVSAGNRASERGAGCLPAPARGERPRTGAAVELGLPGGGGRAAAAGRPRSQRSARRSAHRKQQRGPAESRAYGGVKPETPKRNPTSPGAPRSARPAAPQEAAAGTEEARARARRGGGGGAAAARRSAAGPAPRCAPATMNFLLTWIHWGLAALLYLQSAELSKAAPALGDGERKPNEVIKFLEVYERSFCRTIETLVDIFQEYPDEVEYIFKPSCVPLMRCAGCCGDEGLECVPVDVYNVTMEIMRIKPHQSQHIAHMSFLQHSKCDCRPKKDVKNKQEKKSKRGKGKGQKRKRKKGRYKPPSLCEKPRR
- the VEGFA gene encoding vascular endothelial growth factor A, long form isoform X7, yielding MGWEGRREGNRRGGWDFAGASLPAAAPSSCRAPASGRWGGRCAGSGRCAEPPLECAERGYRCRAGGEERTPRRRGTARRGEQPSAGTGTCCWLRRLAFILSFNLFFPHLYFDPLGFFILFFFLPFLQSLPPHRFPPSLASLDFFFFTYITILIFFFPKRRTERGRERDRDREGRRKTLCSSPPPPPPRFAERGRAKRRRDQPLPPPPQPGEATPARGAAGGSRREEGAQEKRCIETFRPNFGVSAGNRASERGAGCLPAPARGERPRTGAAVELGLPGGGGRAAAAGRPRSQRSARRSAHRKQQRGPAESRAYGGVKPETPKRNPTSPGAPRSARPAAPQEAAAGTEEARARARRGGGGGAAAARRSAAGPAPRCAPATMNFLLTWIHWGLAALLYLQSAELSKAAPALGDGERKPNEVIKFLEVYERSFCRTIETLVDIFQEYPDEVEYIFKPSCVPLMRCAGCCGDEGLECVPVDVYNVTMEIMRIKPHQSQHIAHMSFLQHSKCDCRPKKDVKNKQEKCEKPRR
- the VEGFA gene encoding vascular endothelial growth factor A, long form isoform X5, with the translated sequence MGWEGRREGNRRGGWDFAGASLPAAAPSSCRAPASGRWGGRCAGSGRCAEPPLECAERGYRCRAGGEERTPRRRGTARRGEQPSAGTGTCCWLRRLAFILSFNLFFPHLYFDPLGFFILFFFLPFLQSLPPHRFPPSLASLDFFFFTYITILIFFFPKRRTERGRERDRDREGRRKTLCSSPPPPPPRFAERGRAKRRRDQPLPPPPQPGEATPARGAAGGSRREEGAQEKRCIETFRPNFGVSAGNRASERGAGCLPAPARGERPRTGAAVELGLPGGGGRAAAAGRPRSQRSARRSAHRKQQRGPAESRAYGGVKPETPKRNPTSPGAPRSARPAAPQEAAAGTEEARARARRGGGGGAAAARRSAAGPAPRCAPATMNFLLTWIHWGLAALLYLQSAELSKAAPALGDGERKPNEVIKFLEVYERSFCRTIETLVDIFQEYPDEVEYIFKPSCVPLMRCAGCCGDEGLECVPVDVYNVTMEIMRIKPHQSQHIAHMSFLQHSKCDCRPKKDVKNKQENHCEPCSERRKHLFVQDPQTCKCSCKFTDSRCKSRQLELNERTCRCEKPRR